The Coffea arabica cultivar ET-39 chromosome 1e, Coffea Arabica ET-39 HiFi, whole genome shotgun sequence genome has a window encoding:
- the LOC113716136 gene encoding homocysteine S-methyltransferase 2-like, translating to MGPVDDAAENPGSSSSSLISDFLSKSGGVAVIDGGLATELERHGADLNDPLWSAKCLHSSPHLIRSVHLDYLEAGADVIITASYQATIQGFKARGFSQEESEVLLKRSVEIACEARSIYYDRCHKNSTEYPADGKVLKHRPILVAASVGSYGAYLADGSEYSGDYGDAMSLEFLKNFHRKRVQLLADSGPDLIAFETVPNKLEAQAFAELLEEEDINIPAWLSFNSKDGINVVSGDSLSECAAIAESCKKVVAVGINCTPPRFIQDLILSIKKVTAKPILIYPNSGESYDADRKEWVQNTGVSDEDFVSYVNKWCEVGASLVGGCCRTTPSTINAIYRTLRYPTH from the exons ATGGGACCTGTCGACGACGCTGCTGAGAATCCCGGGTCATCGTCGTCATCGTTGATTTCAGATTTCCTGAGTAAATCCGGCGGCGTAGCGGTGATTGACGGCGGCTTGGCGACGGAACTCGAACGACACGGCGCTGACCTCAACGATCCTCTCTGGAGCGCCAAATGTCTCCACAGTTCCCCTCACCTCATTCGCTCG GTCCACCTTGATTACCTAGAAGCTGGTGCCGACGTAATAATTACAGCATCTTACCAG GCTACCATCCAAGGGTTCAAGGCCAGAGGATTTTCTCAAGAAGAAAGTGAAGTTTTGCTCAAGAGAAGTGTTGAAATAGCTTGTGAGGCACGGAGTATATACTATGATAGATGCCACAAGAACTCAACCGAGTATCCTGCTGATGGTAAAGTTCTCAAACATCGGCCTATATTAGTTGCTGCATCTGTGGGAAGTTATGGAGCTTATTTAGCTGATGGTTCTGAATACAG TGGGGACTATGGTGATGCTATGAGTTTGGAGTTTTTGAAGAACTTTCACCGAAAAAGGGTTCAGCTTCTTGCAGACTCTGGTCCTGATCTAATAGCTTTTGAAACAGTACCTAATAAGCTTGAAGCACAG GCTTTTGCTGAGCTTCTCGAGGAAGAAGACATAAACATTCCTGCGTGGTTGTCCTTCAATTCCAAGGATGGTATAAATGTTGTCAGCGGTGATTCTTTGTCTGAATGTGCTGCCATTGCTGAATCATGCAAGAAGGTTGTCGCTGTAGGAATTAACTGTACGCCTCCCAGATTTATTCAGGATCTGATTCTTTCCATTAAGAAG GTGACAGCCAAACCGATACTTATATATCCAAATAGTGGTGAAAGTTATGATGCTGATCGAAAGGAGTGGGTG CAAAACACTGGGGTTTCAGATGAAGACTTCGTATCCTATGTGAATAAATGGTGTGAAGTAGGGGCGTCCCTTGTTGGAGGTTGCTGCAGAACTACGCCCAGCACCATTAATGCAATTTATAGAACACTCAGATATCCCACACATTAG
- the LOC113733263 gene encoding uncharacterized protein has product MKRAAPWSDGEEEDDDRSSSDTDSSTLDTDTEDEKDSTEKTATKSKASSKLKASQVESANKKQKRKKGIDLEALRRHGYKGGLSVMGVPPPREAVDEKQDWSWSKGLETRAKETEETFTDRQITRAAILQGEQLLPNAASSARDKRELSFSQKEKRKRDLGQASRGKNYVEEEKRLLRESGIYSGFDS; this is encoded by the exons ATGAAGAGGGCAGCGCCCTGGAGCGATGGGGAGGAGGAAGACGATGACCGTTCATCCTCCGATACTGATTCTTCAACCCTCGACACCGACACTGAAGATGAAAAAGATTCTACTGAGAAAACCGCTACTAAATCCAAAGCTTCCTCCAAACTCAAAGCCTCTCAAG TTGAGTCGGCTAATAAGAAGCAGAAGCGCAAAAAAGGCATAGATTTGGAGGCACTGAGAAGGCATGGGTATAAAGGCGGACTATCAGTCATGGGGGTGCCTCCACCGAGGGAGGCCGTTGATGAGAAGCAGGATTGGTCCTGGTCGAAGGGCCTGGAAACTCGGGCTAAGGAGACTGAAGAAACTTTTACGGATAGGCAGATTACTAGAGCTGCCATCCTCCAAGGAGAGCAACTGTTGCCCAATGCTGCCTCATCTGCTAGAGACAAGAGGGAGCTGTCATTCTCACAGAAGGAGAAGAGGAAAAGAGACCTTGGTCAGGCCAGTAGGGGCAAGAATTATGTTGAAGAAGAGAAGAGGCTTTTGAGGGAGAGTGGGATTTACTCTGGCTTTGATTCTTGA